Sequence from the Erythrolamprus reginae isolate rEryReg1 chromosome 2, rEryReg1.hap1, whole genome shotgun sequence genome:
TGCAATTCTGTTCATGTGATAGTTAAATGGGTCATCATGACCACACCTGACCTGTATAACCTTTTTTTTGCAGTTATTAAGCAAACTCATTGTTTGGTATGCTAGTTTTCCACCAAAAAACTTTGTAAGCTATGGTCATGGGACCACAAGATGctgcaaacagccataaatgtGGGCTAGATGCCAAGCATCCAAACTGCTGTCATATCATCACTGTGGGGGAGATGGCTGTTGGAACCCTGAATGCTGATCAAAACCTTTTCTCAGAgttcattgtaattttgaatggttgctcgccagaggggcggcatacaaatccagttaataaataaatatataagcaaCCGATCAGTCACCCAATGAGAGCAATCATGAAGAATTCTCATGTTACTACCACAACAAAATTTGCATCTCCAAATTGGAGATTTCTGTAGATTCCCATCTCATAATGTGGTTATGAAGTGAACAAGATTTCAATAGATTCCCATTATCTGGGCCTATCTTGAGAAAAAACTGGATATAAAAAGTCCACACTCCCTATTCAAATGCCAGGTTTTtgagatgaaaaaaaaaagcagaccAAGATGAATCCTTAGCggggaaaaacaaaaggaaaagttACAATAGCATGGTTGTTTTTTACATCCACTATATGTATAATaccagagaagggggggggggggaactgtctACTTAAGCCACATTCACACTCCAGTTAATGGTACCCATAATAAATAGCTTCAATCTAAAATCCTTTTCTTGTGATTTTCCAGCCCTAAAAGGGAAATAATTGCTATCCCAAAGCGGTTTCTTAGGTCTCGGATACTTGCACTTCACTCTAACTTTCTTGCCCAGCCGATCGTTGCAAACAACTTCAATCATCTTGATCCAAGGCTTCACGTTCGGCTCTGCTAGAAAGCTAAACAAAATAATCAGTATCAAAACAGATAAGAAAACAAAATAGTAATCCCGCAGTCTGATGTAAATACCGAATACAGTTAAAAAACCTATTTTAAGCAGAGCTTGGGGAGTTCTGAAGCTAATGGGCACTGCCCCAACATTTCTCAAGCTGTGGTTGCCTGAAGATGCGTGAACCTcaaaactctcagaattccccagcatctACAAGCAGCCAAGGATAATAAACTCTAAATACTAAATACATCTTAAAAACCCCGCCCCCCACAACTGCACTAATGTTTTGCCAAGACCTCCGTGTACTAGACGCAGAAACCTAACAAAGCCCCAGTCCCTGAGGCGTGGACCGGTGGGAAGAAGtcgcctatttttattttttctatttattaatttatttttgtcaagcacgtattggtagtatatacaaagatataacaatgtttatatacatgatactagtaagagagaaacattaggacgggacggaagacatattggtgcacttatgcacacctatCAACGCGTAACCGCCCTCTAAACGACCAGGCCGAACGACCAACCCGACACACACACGCCCCGTAAGAGCCTCTCTCTCACCGCCTAGGAGGCTTCCTTCAGACCGAGAAAGCCCGAAACGCCACAACTCCTTCAgcggaagatggagaattctcgcccgcaggaaaaacaatccaggctcgccaacccggaaatgcggggTCACTTGGAAAAACGGAAGTTCTACAACTTCCTTCCGCCAACAGTTTTTGCCGCTCTTCTATACCGCGGGAAGAAGATAACGCTGTGTCAAATGATGGCCGCGCTATCCCCTCCgactctttcctctctcccggACTCGCTTCTGCTCCAGATTTTGGTCGGGCTGCCGCCGCGTGACCGACTGGGCGTGGCCAGGTAGTACTGTAGTCGGCTCCGCCTCGCGTGCTCCATTTCCATGGGAactcgtctcctcctcctcctcctctcaacgTCAACTACGCCGTCGGGCGGGGGTGGGGAGCTACTTTCGGAATAAAGTCGGTTGCCTGCGTAGCGGCTGGTCAAACGCCGATTGGCGGCTTCACCCGCGCGCTGCGCGTGTGGCACGTAGGCTAAACTCGTCACAATGCGAAATAACGGATTAGTGGAAACAGTTTGCGCAAGGAGCAAGTAACTCCCGTGGCAATCCGTGGAGGAATGCCCGGTGGGAGAGCGGGGGAGGAAACAGCCGTCAGGgtcctcttttatttatttatttattttatttgtttgttttgtcaagtacgtattggtggtatacaaagatataataatatttatatacaagatactagtaaaagagaaacatcaggacaggggacggaaggcactctggtgcaattacttattcgatttttatgccgcccttctccttagactcagggcggctcacaacatgttagcaatagcactttttaacatagccagCATGCTCTGTTATGCCCGCCCCTTAGCTCTTAAGAATCGGGagaggttcgggggggggggggtggacggGATCAATTCCTTTAGGAGAGATTGAGCGTATTCCCtaacaaacctttttttttcgcCCGCAGAGTGTGCAAACGGTGGCATCGTTTGGTGCGGGACAATTTGTTGTGGCGACACGTGGACCTCTCTTCTTGCAGGGTCAGAAATGCCCTAACTAATAACCTCTAATAGTTGCATATGTGAGAAGGGCAGATGTATACATTTACCAAGCAAGTAGTTCTCAAAGTAGGAAATAGATGTTTGGTAAAGGTATGGGAAGGAACAAGGAAAATGGTCCTGGTCAGATGCAGTACAACCGATATACTGTACTTACAAtttagaagagggagagagagagagagaaagatgtcctcacagtaatttaatttaatttaatttcttagatttataagccacccttctccaaatggatttAGTAATATAATTACTCAGTAATATAATTTAGTGGAATTTCTGGCAAAACAAATAGTATTTTAATTTGCAAAGTATAGCATACTTTATTATAAGCAATGTTCTATGtatgatttaattttattctaGTTGTTTATATTCACAGACAGGAAGGCTTATCAGACAAAATGCCTAACCTGATCATGTTTAAAACTATATAATGCGGTAGTTTCTGTACAAAAGATTGAAACTGGCACAATTGCCAGGGAAACATTGTACCCCATCCTTTTAGCGCATGCATCAATTTCACACGAATGTTCAAAAAGGGCAAAGTTTGCAATACAATGTATTGTCAGTCATTTTGACACTTCACACATCACATAGATGCCACTGATTCAGAGTTTGAAACATCTGGAATACCTCCCACTGAAAATCAGGTTGATTTATGAGTTTCCTGGACCCTTGAAAACTGAAATGGTGAATGATATCTAGTgtacttatttgattttattggattctgatttaatcatatttgtatatttgttcCTACTGGGGATGTTTAAGTTTGGTTTATGCTTACTCTCAACAATTTGTAATCTGGTGAGAATCTGTTTTAATTATGGCAACGTTGACAGGACAGACCACCAGAGTATAAACTTACTGCActtcttactagcactgatgatgttacctagtttgggtaatgaaacatttgcaagaaaacaagcaagctcagagaccaccaaggattcCTCAGATAAACTACAATTCTCAAAAcccacatttattttaaaagttatataAACTTGTAAAGGCttagaccagggctgtcaaatgcatcacacactggccacgcccagtTTAACAAAAGGGGAAAACGTCCCAGTGCTTCATGCAATggcgtgagtttgacactcctggtttaGACACAACATTTGGGTGCTATCTAGCCTAATCTTATTTTATTCATCTATtttagaaataatatttattcCTGGGTTGTGGTCAGAGGCTTCGAAATTAGGTTTGTTTCTGTATCAATTATAATTTTCAGTAACTTATCTGCATCCCAATATTTTTTCCAGTTGCCAATTCTattgtttttcctttccctttagaTATCCTCCAAGACCTTATGGCATCTTCTACGGAACTATTTCCGAGGCAACTTGCAGACTCTGAAGTTACGGGGATCCCTCCGCTCCTTTCGAAAACAAGAAGTACTTACTTCAGCACTGCTGCAGGCTTTGGACAAACAATGTCCCAAACTCCATCAATTGAGCTTGATGGAACTAGACCTCCGTTCATTCCAGTATGGCTGTATGCCCTCCTCTCTTACCACCCTGGAGCTGAGATATTGTGAGATCCCTTTTGTTTGGTTCCAAGTGCCAGAGACCCCCGGCACTTTCCCAAGAATCCAAAAACTTTCAATCCAGAATGTCCCTGCTTTTTCCAACCAGCACCTATTGAATATCGCCACTCAGGGCACGCTCAAGACTCTTATTCTTTCAGAAGTCTACCGTATAACAGATGTGGGGATCCAGGAAGTAGCACCACGTCTGAAAGACCTTCAGCACCTTGCCTTGCGCCATTGTAGCATTGGTGATTCAGCCATGCACTTCACTGGGCGCCACATGAAGCAACTGCACCGTTTAGATCTCAGGAGCAATTCTTTGACAGATGCAGGTCTTCTTTGCTTAAGTGGTTTGCCAAACATTGAGAGCCTTTGTTTGAGAGACTGCAGTCAACTTTCTCCAGAAACTATTTTAATTGTTTGCCAGTCACTTCCCAGCCTGAAACATCTTGATTTAAGAGGGATAAACTTTGAAGACAAAATATTCCAAAAGATCCAATTGGGTTTACCAAGCTGTACAGTGGCAAACACCATCCCTTGCACAGATTTCAGTGCAATATCTTAGAAGATAGAAATATTTCCCTATGCATGTTATTCACAGGTCAAAAGATGGCAGCACTCAGATATATCTCCTTAGCAGCTTTTTGTCCTTACAGCCCAAATGTTTGTAGCAGGCTAAAAAATGGAATATCTCAGACAAAACAAGTAACACATTTCAAAGGCCATTAGTTTAAATGTTGTGCAAATTCTATAGCCAATGTTTGTACTGCAGATGTCATGTGATGTTGACATAACTCAAGGATAAAGAATCCCCTGTCTttccatatttttatatatttcttaacTTCCACCAGTTCCAGCAAATACAGTCAACTATGAATCTTGATGGGAAAAGTATCCAAGAATACCAGGACACTACCAGGTTTTAAAGTATGACATTAAAAAGTGATTGGagagattaaaaattaaaacaatttatataCTGCAGCCTTAAGATGTTATTAGATATATTGTGCCATTTTAAAAGCACTGCACCAATTTCTGGACATCTAGGTTAGCAGATAATACCTGTTCTGTCCTCTTCCCGAATAACTTAGAATTTATATCTTTTAACAAGCTCAAAGGTTACATTTACAAAAGTGCATAATTTTCAAGATCGAccacattttattgtttttaagcaCCAGCTTATTTACTTGAAATCTGGCACaagtttgactttttaaaaataaattatctgaAGTTTGTGTTCCACATTATTTTTTCCCTGAACTCTGAAACTGATTAAATTTCAGACAGGATGTAAGTTATGAGTATTCCATCAAATGCTTCATTAAAAGGCCTACTGCCTGTACGCACTTCAAATGCATACAGATGCTTTGCAAGTGACCACAGCCCAATCTAAAAGTCTGTGTGTGTGGTTAGGCTTAAAGTGACAAAATGGAAAAAACTATTACAGTAAATTCTTAGGAAATAAGATCATGGTATTGAACTAtctttaaatttagatttaatttCTGTTCTGGTTTCATGGTTGCAATATTTTTTTGGAATACAGCCTGGGCATTCTACCCACAAGCCCAATGTGATCCTCAGATTGAAGGGGTGGGGAATCATCCTTGCACTATTTGACCTGAAATTAAAATGAGCCATCGTTTTATGTTATCCATATTTGTCATGTTACCCATGATATGCATTTTCCTTTCCCATCTTATATCTTTGCTCCCAACCACCTTTGCAGCATTGTAGTACTGATCCAGCTTCCCCATGTTACCTTGGTTTTCATTAGCATTACTATCAGCTAATAGAGAATTAAAATGCTTTAGCTGTTATGGACAATGACTGGAACACATTGAACTATTCGCAGAGATACCAGCAAGACTTTCATTTTCTGCATTTCATAACCCTTTCCTCCCATTAAAATGTAGGAGTAGCTATAATTTTTTCCAATAATTTTATGAGCAGTCGATGCTACATTACCCGGTCTTGTAGCTGATGATGGGAACCACAGGTAAGGTAGGATCTTCTTAACGTTTACTGTATTTCAACTTTCTTTTTGCACACATTAAACTCTGCCTTCATAAGCTTGAACAGAATGAACTCCACATAAATTGTATCAAGTTTGCATAACTTAATAGTATCATGCTATTGTATTTGCGCACCCTgccttttttcattctttttctccccccacaGCTGATTGTGGCATCACTACGGTGACTTAAAAATAAAGTCCTTCAAAACTGAACTAGACTCCTGGTGATTTAATAAGTATGTTCATATAGGttgttggtttttgtttttgcaaCATTACAGAATTACCAGTAATTATATCAGTGCTTCCTGGTATGTTTTCTCTCCTAACCAACCTAGCCTATAGTCCTAGGTTTTCCTGGTAGTTTTCCATCTAAATATTAATCAGCTGTGATTCTGCTTAGTTCTGCTGCTGCCAACTAGCTGAGCCTCAATCCTACTTTCtgattaaaaaattattaattccTGGTCATGTTGGTCACAATAATCTGCTTGGGTTCTATATTCCCC
This genomic interval carries:
- the FBXL12 gene encoding F-box/LRR-repeat protein 12 translates to MENSRPQEKQSRLANPEMRGHLEKRKFYNFLPPTVFAALLYRGKKITLCQMMAALSPPTLSSLPDSLLLQILVGLPPRDRLGVARVCKRWHRLVRDNLLWRHVDLSSCRISSKTLWHLLRNYFRGNLQTLKLRGSLRSFRKQEVLTSALLQALDKQCPKLHQLSLMELDLRSFQYGCMPSSLTTLELRYCEIPFVWFQVPETPGTFPRIQKLSIQNVPAFSNQHLLNIATQGTLKTLILSEVYRITDVGIQEVAPRLKDLQHLALRHCSIGDSAMHFTGRHMKQLHRLDLRSNSLTDAGLLCLSGLPNIESLCLRDCSQLSPETILIVCQSLPSLKHLDLRGINFEDKIFQKIQLGLPSCTVANTIPCTDFSAIS